From Pseudobdellovibrio exovorus JSS, a single genomic window includes:
- a CDS encoding methionine--tRNA ligase, which yields MQQGSPTDSKAKFIPPTDVKSVLQNFKKPKKAVITAGMPYANGPLHLGHLAGAHVPADIYARWMRMLIGAENVLFVNGNDDHGSTSEVAAVKAGKSTREFIDTIHEQQKETLKRYSIQTDIFTGTSRPETYPLHEKYSQDFLRLLFKNDMLEKRVTKQWYDPKMERFLQDRFVRGTCPSCDNHEAYSDECDACGTQFDPSTLKDPRSQLSDAKPELKDTAHWWLNMWNVADPLKAWIESKQKAWRSAIVQEVINTVLIGCRFENQFESKYKEIKETLPKHKSRYVPGKKVECLFDTKVDLATAQAILEAAGIPSVVTDKWAYRPITRDVSWGIPVPPEIDPEMKGKTLYVWPDSLIAPIVFTQVALEKSGRSAEQYKDFWCDPEATVVQFLGQDNVFFYVIMQGSMWLGHQANTQTHPPKGELQMTEVLSCYHLMVNGEKMSKSTGNFYTGDQLLEMGYSADQVRYFLAMLSLPVKASNFDFVHFAERNRFLAGPLNAAFEKPISACHSKFGGRVPEGKLIGKAEAETVKLVQMYLRSMQKGDYSTLLGQVENYARQINSLFSQFKPHDDRAPEEDRKNALYTCFYVLKNLMIMLAPFAPQTVNELRQTLNLPETVLRAEELGTGLSAGHVIAPQRAYFPAVAEEVSESSAP from the coding sequence ATGCAACAAGGTTCACCAACAGATTCAAAAGCTAAATTTATTCCACCAACAGATGTGAAGTCGGTCCTACAGAACTTCAAGAAGCCAAAAAAAGCAGTGATCACGGCGGGGATGCCCTATGCGAATGGTCCGTTGCATTTAGGGCATTTAGCGGGAGCCCATGTTCCTGCAGATATCTACGCACGTTGGATGCGCATGTTAATTGGTGCCGAGAATGTTTTGTTTGTGAATGGCAATGATGATCATGGTTCTACAAGTGAAGTGGCCGCGGTTAAAGCTGGAAAATCAACCCGTGAATTTATTGATACGATTCATGAACAGCAAAAAGAAACATTAAAACGCTACTCGATTCAGACCGATATTTTCACAGGAACTTCGCGCCCTGAAACCTATCCTTTACATGAAAAGTATTCGCAGGATTTCCTACGTCTACTTTTTAAAAATGACATGTTAGAAAAACGGGTCACGAAACAATGGTATGATCCGAAGATGGAGCGCTTCTTACAGGATCGCTTTGTTCGTGGGACCTGTCCTAGTTGCGATAACCACGAGGCTTATTCAGATGAGTGTGATGCCTGTGGAACGCAATTTGATCCCAGTACATTAAAAGATCCTCGCAGTCAGCTCAGTGATGCTAAGCCAGAGCTTAAAGACACAGCCCACTGGTGGCTGAATATGTGGAACGTGGCTGATCCATTGAAAGCATGGATTGAGTCGAAACAAAAAGCATGGCGTTCTGCAATTGTACAAGAGGTGATTAATACAGTCTTGATTGGTTGTCGTTTTGAAAATCAATTCGAATCTAAATATAAAGAAATTAAAGAGACCTTGCCGAAACACAAATCTCGTTACGTCCCAGGAAAAAAAGTAGAATGTCTTTTTGACACGAAAGTGGATTTAGCGACGGCACAGGCCATTTTAGAAGCGGCCGGGATTCCATCCGTTGTTACCGACAAGTGGGCTTATCGTCCGATTACACGTGATGTCTCTTGGGGTATTCCGGTGCCACCGGAAATTGATCCTGAAATGAAAGGTAAAACATTGTATGTTTGGCCTGACTCTTTGATTGCGCCGATTGTTTTTACGCAAGTGGCTTTGGAAAAATCGGGAAGATCTGCCGAGCAATACAAAGACTTCTGGTGTGATCCTGAAGCCACTGTTGTTCAGTTTTTAGGGCAAGACAATGTCTTTTTCTATGTGATCATGCAGGGCTCGATGTGGCTGGGGCATCAAGCTAATACCCAAACACATCCACCTAAAGGTGAATTGCAAATGACAGAAGTTCTGAGTTGCTATCACTTGATGGTGAATGGTGAAAAAATGAGTAAATCCACGGGCAATTTCTATACGGGCGATCAACTGCTAGAGATGGGTTATTCTGCGGACCAAGTCCGTTATTTCTTAGCGATGTTGAGTTTGCCAGTGAAAGCTTCCAATTTTGATTTTGTGCACTTTGCAGAACGTAATAGGTTTTTAGCTGGTCCGTTGAATGCGGCGTTTGAAAAGCCAATATCGGCATGTCATTCCAAATTCGGCGGACGGGTACCTGAAGGAAAGTTGATAGGTAAAGCAGAAGCTGAAACCGTGAAGCTAGTTCAGATGTATTTACGCTCAATGCAAAAAGGGGACTACTCAACTTTATTAGGACAAGTAGAAAACTATGCAAGACAGATCAACTCTTTGTTTTCGCAGTTTAAACCCCATGATGATCGTGCGCCTGAAGAAGATAGAAAAAATGCTCTGTACACATGTTTCTATGTTCTAAAAAATCTGATGATCATGTTGGCACCATTTGCTCCTCAGACGGTAAATGAGTTACGTCAGACACTTAATCTGCCAGAAACAGTGTTGCGAGCGGAAGAGTTGGGAACAGGTTTGTCAGCAGGTCATGTCATTGCGCCTCAGCGAGCGTACTTCCCTGCGGTAGCCGAAGAAGTGTCTGAATCTTCGGCGCCGTAA